ACTCTCTACCATCTCAGAGCTTCCCAGAATGTCTCCTTGGCTCTCTGAACTATTCCGTTTGCACCTCACAACCCCATGGCCTATACTAGCCTACGCTGCCACCTGGATGACGTTACTAATCGTGACGGTGCCAGTAGCTTCAATATCGCCGCAGGTGGCGTTTGTCTCCGCCGTATCTCCTTCCTCCTCGTTCTCCCAGAAGTGCAGAGCTGATGGGTCCATTAGAATACCCTTGGACTTACCGGGAGAGATCATTTGCTTCCCTGCTCCCAAGTTCATCATGTCCAAGATTGATCTAATCGTTCCACCAGTATTTGCAGCTGTGATTGTAGCAGCTTCTGCTTGCGTGGTGCGAGCTGTGGGCTTGTGGGACCATGATCAAACTCATCCAGATGCTTAATAATTCTAACAGCAGTGACTAATCCCTCGTCGCGAGTGCTGGCACTAGGGGGCACTAGGCGCTGGCCACGAAATCTGCTCACTTTGCATGAGCGAGGATTGAAACCCCAACCAAGTAGATGAGTACTTAAATGGTCTTATTTATGCTAAAGATACATGATGGTCTTACTTTTCACATTATTTCATAAAAGCGTAATTAGGAATAAGTTTAGAAACATTCACACAGAAAAAGACATCATAGATCCATAACTTTAACATGTGCTGCTTATTGCATAACATAACGAGTGTTGATAAACTGGTGACCAAGCATGCAGCAAGTGCAGTCAAGCTTTTGAAATTGAATCGATCAACTTGTTGCTGAAATCCCAGAGTTTCCTTGCTAAAATTTTGTTTCTGGCAAATGAGCTTGGCTTAAACTCATTGCAATCCACAAAGTACTTCCCAGTTACCCCTTCCATACTTGGGTGCAGAGCAGCATAGCATGTCGTGGCTGCTCCCTGCGGGACGTTCTTCCATATGTAAAAGGTGAAGACCTTCAAGAAGTCTAGAAGAACAAAGAGTGTGTATAAATCAAACTAATCCAATGTAAATTTAAAAAACTAAGTGAAAAAAATAATGATATGTTCAATAGATTAGATCATACGCATAAGGTAAGAAGAATGTCT
This is a stretch of genomic DNA from Lotus japonicus ecotype B-129 chromosome 1, LjGifu_v1.2. It encodes these proteins:
- the LOC130730447 gene encoding uncharacterized protein LOC130730447; translation: MSPWLSELFRLHLTTPWPILAYAATWMTLLIVTVPVASISPQVAFVSAVSPSSSFSQKCRADGSIRIPLDLPGEIICFPAPKFIMSKIDLIVPPVFAAVIVAASACVVRAVGLWDHDQTHPDA